Proteins from a genomic interval of Diceros bicornis minor isolate mBicDic1 chromosome 34, mDicBic1.mat.cur, whole genome shotgun sequence:
- the CCER2 gene encoding coiled-coil domain-containing glutamate-rich protein 2, which translates to MSPPPLRGHGPVIRSCHPACTALSTPVGRPAMQRRRPAPVLLLPQLLALLLGAATTAPLAPRPSKEELTRCLAEVVTEVLKLGQAQRGPCTALLHKEMCGTEPYGCASTEEKGLLVGDFRKQEPGKTRSSQEVRDEEEEEAAERTHKSEVREQAIRKQLHGRLRQEDDREEEEEEEEKKRGPAETFRGLWKRRLEGGGGPQKRVAEQASDKETAQLAAEEKGVEVLGGGRSLWQGAEGRGAEWPENSPHHHLRQPDAEAKQEKDEAAELKEHDMERLERMREELKKATEMLGEELQRAG; encoded by the exons ATGTCACCTCCTCCCCTGCGGGGCCATGGGCCGGTTATAAGGAGCTGCCACCCAGCCTGCACAGCGCTGAGCACTCCGGTCGGACGCCCTGCCATGCAGCGCCGCAGGCCCGCCCCTGTGCTGCTGCTGCCCCAGCTGCTGGCACTGCTGCTGGGGGCGG CCACCACGGCTCCCTTGGCGCCCAGACCTTCcaaggaggag CTGACCCGCTGTCTGGCAGAGGTGGTCACAGAAGTGCTGAAACTGGGCCAGGCCCAGAGAGGCCCCTGCACGGCTCTCCTCCACAAGG AGATGTGTGGGACAGAGCCCTATGGCTGTGCGTCCACTGAGGAGAAAGGCCTCCTGGTTGGGGACTTCAGGAAGCAGGAGCCTGGGAAGACAAGGTCCAGCCAGGAGGTGAGGgacgaggaagaggaggaggcagcagagaGGACCCACAAGTCTGAGGTGCGGGAACAGGCCATCCGCAAGCAGCTGCACGGCCGGCTCCGCCAGGAGGACGAccgcgaggaggaggaggaggaggaggaaaagaagaggggGCCCGCGGAGACCTTCAGGGGCCTGTGGAAGCGGCGTCtggagggtggaggggggccCCAGAAGCGGGTGGCGGAGCAGGCCAGTGACAAGGAGACGGCCCAGCTGGCGGCAGAGGAGAAGGGCGTGGAGGTGCTGGGCGGGGGCCGCAGCCTGTGGCAGGGGGCCGAGGGGCGTGGAGCAGAGTGGCCGGAGAACTCGCCGCACCACCACCTCCGCCAGCCGGACGCCGAGGCCAAGCAGGAGAAGGACGAGGCTGCCGAGCTGAAG GAACATGATATGGAGCGGCTGGAGCGCATGAGAGAGGAGCTGAAGAAGGCCACAGAGATGTTGGGGGAGGAGCTCCAGAGGGCAGGCTGA